The Pangasianodon hypophthalmus isolate fPanHyp1 chromosome 14, fPanHyp1.pri, whole genome shotgun sequence nucleotide sequence gacagagagagggaggagagaatgagagagagggaggagatggagagagagaggaaggagaggaagagagagagggaggaataTGGAAAcatgaaagaagaaagagagagactgcaaAGCAAAGTGGAGCTGCTGCAGGACAAATGTGATCAGCTCATCCGAAGAGTCCGgtaaaactctctctctctctcacacacacacacacacacacacacgcacacacacacacacacacacatagcagcACGGGGTGggattgttaaaaatattttttggttaaaagctcctgtgtgtgtgtgtgtgtgtgtgtgtgtgtgtgtgtgtgtgtgtgtgtcacgtcAGAGAGTTGGAGCAGCGAGAGAGTGCAGactgtgaggaagaggagaagaaggagggcgagagagaggaggagaggaggaacagagagagagaggagacactGCGAGTGGAGGATCTGGAGCCTTCTCCATCCCTCGACACTCACAGCAACATGCAGGAGTATGTCTTCTTTATccgtccatccattcattcatccatccatccatccatccatccatccatccatctaaatatgtctttctttcttgctttctttctgtctctctctccctttctctccagGCTACGTGAGTTCATCTCAAGCGAGAGTGTCTCTCTGCAGAGAGCACGACGGTTTTTAGACCGTCAGAACGGcaatctgagagagagacaggcgaTGCTCAGGGCAGCCCGGACCACCCTTCAGGACCCCGCCCCAGCGGGCGTGGCCCACCTGCTCCCCCAAAACCTCCAGCAGGTGTGTTGATGAGGTCACGGGGTCGTTTCAGTTGGAGTGGGATTGGAACCCAGCCTTTATGTCTCTGTGATGCTGAAATAAATAACTGCTGAAAGTGCAGCGAGGCTGAGAATTCATTACGCAAACATCTTTAAATGGCTGTTTGATGAGAAAcgtattttaatttattaatttatttttcaggagGCGAGTCATTTGGAGGAGCTGAAGGAGACTGTGCAGAAGGGACACACGCtgctgaggaagaaagaagagaggctgaGCCAACTGGAGAACTCGCTGGTCGAAGAGgtacgtatacacacacacacacacacacacacacacatacaccatccTGCAATCTGCAATGCCATTGTATCCAGTCAGTCTGCACTTCCTGTCCCAAATGTCAGCCAAAATGTTAAGTGAAAATGATGGtgccatttatggaaggattttcattttgttgcttggaattgaatttatttaacagGCATTAGATAAAGAGGTTCTAGTTCATTTTTTAACGAacataaataacagaaaaaagatGACAGTTAAAAGGATCATCAGTGTGGCAAAAAAATATCCACACCAtgcagaagttttttttttttttaaatttaaatccaaaattttgatgaaaagtgtgatgaaatgaaatgaacattaTAAAGCCGATAATACACTgcgttgctgtgtgtgtttcagctgtcCTGTGATGATGAGGAGAGGATGGAGGCAGAGCGCAGAGTCACGTTTGATGTTACAGATTCAGAGATGAGCAGTGTGTACGGTCAAGAAGGAACAGGTGAACATAGACAGTCTATCAGTAGaatactcctttttttttcttttttctttttcaaaaaacCAAACTCAAAACTGTAATCGTTACACAGGAGCAGTAAAGGTGTCTTACAAAAGCCGTTCGTATCAAAAAAGTGAAATCTAGTTCCGGTTACTGACGCTTTCCTAATATTTTTGTGGTATTCATATGCTTCAGAGCCACACAGCTACACTGGTAACGCATAACCATAAACTCTCCTCTCAGGAAAAGGATGAATACAaagttataccacagcaatgatGCGGTAATTATTCGTATCGTTGTTGATTTGGTGAAGGAGGCgattatttaacatgtatagaaggagtctccagcgtcagcgctttgtaacagtcagtaagtcaagtgaaagtcttcaggacagagatgTTTACGCGTCGTGGTTTCTCTCTGTAACACGACaaagtgtgttgttttttttgtttttttttgtcttattaacttcgagagatagaagaaagagaggctggggatggaatgactgtttatagctgctataacgtaagtgagaacaggaatgcAGTTCTACagcattaaacgtaactataaagggataaaatgtatgtgtcattctttaataaataaaaaattgtaaacttTAGCAAAGACGAATAAAAGACTTGCTGTTAATGGACAATAATCCAATTATcagtgctaacagtaactcggcTCCATCACACTACACcgttgttggttattttcctgttaactgagtttggagtaaacagGTTTGTGTTCTTTATTAAGATTACTTATTTACTCTCTCTgcttctgtgtgtttctctctcagttCCTGTGAAGGTGCAGCAGTTAGCCGAATCGCTGCAGCAGATCTCCAGCCAGCTGAACACGGTGTTAGGAGCGCTGGGACCTCTGACCCAAAGAACATCCCCATCCTTCCCAAGAGCTTCTTCACTTCCTCCTGCTCCGTCCTGGGCGTGGTCTCCAAACACCGCCTCGTCCtccacagccaatcagaacggGTTCACACACGGCAGCGTTAACGGGGTCGCGACACTGCGTGGCTCTGATCTGCTGCCCAACTCCAGCTGGAGAAAACTCCTCCCCGGTACGACAGAAAATATGTAGCATGTGAAGATACATGGatacagtatgtactgtatgtccaTATTATCATAATATCTTAGACGTTACATTCGCTCCTTATTATCTCGATTGTAGGGGTTTCCATGGACACCAGCACCTCCTTTTCCACAAGGGCTCACACTGCGTATTCTGGATACATGCCTACAAggtgaaatacacacacacacacacacacacacacacacacacacacacacacacacacacacacagagaaaagcaTGGTGACAGtttattggtgttttttttttttttttttttttaaacaccttgATACGGTGTAAATGAACAACagttctgtgtctgtgtctgtgtgtgtgtgtgtgtgtgtgtgtgtgtgtgtgtgtgtgtgtgtgtgtgtatagtctcTCCTCCATGATGCGGTCTAAATCGTCAGAGTTGGACAGTATGAGACTGCAAGGACTGATCGAGGGCAACAAAAGATGGCTGGAGACACGACGGAAAGACACTAATGTGTATCctttctctcaaacacacacacacacacacacacgcacacacacacacacacacacagaactcaTTACATTAGTATGTATAAATGCTAAGATTTCAATTGTGATGTTTTCATAGCTTTTATCACAATTTACAGTATTATCACAATATGGTACATAAGTAAGTATTTCTAAGGATTTACATAATATTTGaaagtatttaaaatgtctgGAACATACTGTGTATCTACACATCTGCTCATGCCTAACGTGCACATACATGTCTGTTCTCCTTAACTGTTGCCCAGACCTCTGTTCACACGCTACCAGGCTCCCCCATCTACAAATGGTTTGGTCCAACTCAGCCTGGATGAAAATAATCAGATCAGAGTGCACCATTACTGAAATAGGGGGGGATTCAGTAGtagtttatttcacttttaatttGGCAAAAGCAGAATTTTAAAAGCAACAAATTATGACACTAATGAGATACATGAAGCAtagaactctgtgtgtgtgtgtgtgtgtgtgtgtgtgtgtgtgagagagagagagagtaaatgtCTTCTTCAGGTAAGGGCCATTTTAATCTATGAACTTGGCATCAACCAGTTGGATAATTTCATTCCCACAACAAGTGAAAGGTTAGAAGTGTGCTGTAATTTTGGAACACACTCTCAGACCAACTGACGTTATACTCAGCTGGCTAGCTCAGAAACATCAACCCTCGACTGGGAATTGAACCGAAGAtcaatttaaaaagaatttcaaaTAACGTaagcttattttttaaaacactaaaagaCTGTCATGTCCTACAGCTGAGACGTAATGAAATATTCAGGTACTGTATtgtccatcaaaaaaaaaattcttggtTTTGAAGTGCAccgaaaaaaagcacaaaaacagaTGACAATCTCAGGGACACTTTAATGTCCTGGATTTTATACGCAGCATCGCTAAGCAGTACGCTCCCTAAAGACAAGATCACcagcagcatttttttaaaccggAGTGcatttatgaatgttttttaaaaatgagtttaCAAACATATCCAAATATTCCTGTCTTTGTGTAGTTGTGacatttaaagttatttttgtaCAAGCTGAATAAATCTGTCTTGCTTTGTGTAAAACCGAGGCTCCAAcgtgtggtgtgtttttggtaCGGGAGACGGGTGtgctcagttctgattggtcagaaggtgtttttaaatttctacAACAGCTCAACAGAAACCTGTCAAACGCGCtaattctaatacgttatcgtttctgtagtgaACTGTACGGCGGATGCTCCACGTAATCGGATTAAAATCATtaacatggtgaagttttctgtatttcaccctttagggaaggagtctcaactctcagcactttgtaaatcatcttcaggacaggagaTTATGCTTTTGCAGGTTCAGTGACAAGATGcttattatcttattaactttacaagagaggaaataaagagaggctggtgagagaacaactgtttatagctgctttaacgtaagtcagaacaggaacttgtttctgAGACGTCCACATCATTAACATATGAATACAcctaaaatgtatgatgtgtcgttctttaacaAATAGAATTGTGATTGTTGGttaattactgtggtataagaggaataaagtattttgggacatgctggtataagaaaataatcaacttcagggtggtaccAGTAACTCCACCCACTTGTAGTAAAGATAACATTATATTTTGATCCATAATCTAACAAATCTGCCTCGAGAccttaattaaatgttaatttaggTTGTGTAAATAAGGTAAGAGTGGTACAACATATTCACAGTATTGAAAAACTTACAAATACTTTATTCAGTAACCGTCTTTGTCATtaaaagcatttctttttttttgttacagacATTACAAAGTAGATTCCTTCttcaatcatcatcatcctcctcttcctccttagAAAAGGCGTACTCAATTACAGTGAGCTACAATCAGTCCATCCCACAGGACCAAAGATCAAAAACACAGAAGGCCACAGGttgacaggacacacacacactcacacacactcacacacacacacacacacacacacacacacacacacacacacacacacacacacacacacacacacacactctcagcatACAGTGAAAACACCAGCGGTGTGTAAATGCATTGCTGTTTGCTTGGCAGGTTTCATCTCTCTGCTCGGAGCCGCTGAATCTCGTTGTCTTGGCCAGCGTTGTGATAATGTGGCAGGTTTGATTGGCACATTCAGTGTCCTATCAGCATCAATGTACCATagggagccccgcccccacctgtTAGAACGCCTGCGATCAGGCGAAGAACATACATTTCTATGATTACTCAAGAAGGTGCTAGAAGACATAGATTTTGTCTCGCTGAACCGTGTCCAGGTCATCGTCCATCGTCAGCAGTACCTGAGGAACGAGCaggtgaaaaaagaaagaaagaaaataaattacataaaaaggAATAAGGAAAAGGGTAACACAaagtaaacaaattaaatttaaaaattcccataaaaccctgtaaaataaaactaaacttaAAGTTCAatcaaattagcaaaattagttttaaaagaaaggtaaataatttatatgtaaattaatACAAACCTATGATTAAAtagacaatattaaatatatttcgaAATTGGAAAAGGTTAAagatacaaattaaataaaagaaataccaAATTGAAATTACACACTGAGGTAAATAAAGCtgcagataaaaataaataattctttaaaaaagaaaaaaccaaaAAGGAAACTTGGAAATGGAGACGGCTCTCAGTAAACCTCAGTCTAAGCTAAAatcaaatgtttgtgtgtgtgtgtgtgtgtgtgtgtgtgtgtgtgtgtgtgtgtgtgtgtgtgtcgcaccAGGAAGGAGCCGAACATGGCGATTGAGGACAGGAAGTGCCAGATGTCGTGATCGTCAAAGAATGAGAGGAGGATGCAGTCGCGATTGTGCTCACGGGACTCCGCCGGCGttttctaaacacacacacacacacacacacacacacacaaacacacacacacaaagagacgGAACACACACCTGTTGAGTatcataaaaagaataaaatgttcactttgtacaattttacagaaaatgctTAGTAAAAGTCCCATTTACAGATACAGTAATACATGTATAGTACGAGTATAgttattattacagtgtgtgtgtgtgtgtgtgtgtgtgtgtgtgtgtgtgtgtgtgtgtctcacctgcCAGGTGCTGAGtccctgaaagaaaaaaaaaagagcgaaGCTCCAAACTACAGCCGTGAAGAGAATACACACAAGCGGCAAACACTGGATCCGTTCACCACTccgcagctacacacacacacacacacacacacacacacacacacacacacacacacacacacacacacagagagagagggagagagggagagagagagagaggatgtgtTAGAGGAACACCTACATGAAACTGGAACCTAAACTTATTTAGCAAACTATTAGACATGTAACATATAGAATgcgtgagctgtgtgtgtgtgtgtgtgtgtgtgtgtgtgtgtgtgtgtgtgtgtgtgcttacctTCATGATGATGTAGAAGGCGAAGTACAGCAGCAGGTTACAGATGGCGATGGCCAGCAGGTATGAAGCAAAGTCATTTGGCTTTTTAATGAGACCGTATGCAGccctgtgttcacacacacacacacacacacacacacacacacacacacacacacacacacacagagcaatctACATTACATTGCATGGGGAGCAgtatattattgtgtgtgtgtgtgtgtgtgtgtgtgtgtgtgtatatacacttaCAGAGACCAGTTCACAATGTTGCCCATCACAAGTAGCACCATGCGATCCTAAAagaacagtacacacacattacacacttctCTCTGTACATGGTATGTGTGAGAGACACAAAGTcaggaaagtgagagagagtctgtgtgtgtgtgtgtgtgtgtgtgtgtgtgtgtgtgtgtgtgagagagagagagactcactaTGTACATGGGTCCACTGCACTGGCGAATACAGTCTGTGTAGATTACATGAAGTATCCTGCGCAAGATCCCTGTATCTGAAatagaaatacacacagacacacattagctacttctgtgtttttgctactgtgtgtgtgtgtgtgtgtgtgtgtgtgtgtgtgtgtgtgtgtgtgagagagagtgtgtgtgcgcactcaCCCAGCCTCCAGCGGCCCATGTAGTACAGTTGAGTGCTGAGCAACAGAGTGAACACAatgtgcagcactgagaagaCGATCCAGAACGCTGTGTTCCCTTTCCCaaacacctgacacacacacacacacacacagattacgTATCATATGGACAGATTTTAAGTGGAAAGTGTCAGGAATTTCGCATCATTCTTAATCTCAGCACTCTCTATCTGacgtgtaaggaataaaacactcagtgttgtgctgttattggaaaataatcaacaacggtgACTGTGATTAAGTGATGAAGCGAAGTTATCGTTACCACCAagaagttgatttttttattttccaataacaacactgaAGTatattatttctcttatactacaacaatttgccatcgattacactttttttttatcaattaatAAACGATGTTATACTTATAACTCAcacatttgtagttacattaaatgttcatgaaacgagttagttctcACGTCCTGTTCTCACGTTAtaccagctataaacagctgttcctttACCAGCATctcgtttttttctctctcttgaagttaaaaagacaaaagaaactgagaaaccgcaaagattaaactcgtctgtcctgaagatgtctgaagaTGTCTCTGAGTCTGAGACAGACTTTCATACGTTTACCTTACTCTGGCCTAAACcacaaatctcaaaaaaaaaaagaaaaaaaaaaagacgtctcatctgttcagagtccacgACGCTAGTTAAAAGTGATAACTGCTCCGAAACAAAACATCAAGCTATTTATAATCGTAAGCTAATCATGAATAGTTAAgaattaaaaggtaactgttgtcgcTGTTCTGTTACTGGTTTGTTGCTGGTTAGTTTTCTTGTTAGTGATCTGGTCAGTTGTTAATTACGTATCCGTGTAAGAGAGATGTGTAATGTAGCTGGAGCGTTACTCACCACTCCCAGCACGGAGAAGAAGATGACAGCAGCGAGACAGGCGTAGGCGCTGTAGGCACTGGCGTTGATGTCCGGGTGTCTCTTCTGATACAGCTTCAGCATACACAAACCCGCGATCATGTACATAAACGACGTGtctgagaattaaaaaaaaaaaaaaaagttagtggACTCAAAGTGTAATCACTGTAATGCTCAGCACTTTTttaaggtctgtgtgtgtgtatgtgtgtgtgtgtgtgtgtgtgtgtgtgtgtaccgaaTTGGAAGTTGGTGTAGTTGGGGCAGACGTGGTAACAGGCACTCAACAACCCCTCCATCATCAGAGCCGTACCCATGGCATAGTACAGACCAAAGTGCTTGGGGATGCcgcactcctacacacacacacacacacacacacacacacacacacgaaaaatgAGTACAACTGGACTCTAACATTTGGCACCTGTAAACTAaaactcagcttttttttttccctccacaaGTAACAAATGTTCTGTAAGTATGATATTCAGTACCTGCTCATGGAACTAAAGGTACTTTGGAGGCGGGGTTAAAAGCACTGCTCAGTGTTGATTGGTTACACGTATTGCGTTCACATGATGTGCAATACCATATACAAATCAGTATGGTGTTTGAGCTGATTGTTGCTTTTAAATGTGCagaaaacctgtgtgtgtgtgtgtgtgtgtgtgtgtgtgtgtgtgtctgtgggttcTGACCAGCGCGGTGACATCGTTGCGCATGAGTGCACGCTTGTGCACGACATCCCTCTGCAGCACGATGAGCAGGAACAGCAGCCCGAGCATAACGTAACCTAGGTTACTCAGGATGTTGTTGAACGAGCtgcgtgcgcgcacacacacacacgcacacacacacacgcacacacacacacagtggtttaaCACAAATCACTTAaagtatcacacacacagttcactgtACGCCAACAAAATCGAACATCTGGTTTGATGCACATCACTTAACCAACTAAAATtatctcacactcactctctctctcactcacacacacacacctcagagcTCCTAGAGGATGCGCACAGAGGAAGTTGTAGTAACAGATGTCCTGATTTCCTGTCACGTTCAcaacctgttaaaaaaaaaaaaaaaaaaaaaaaaaaaaacacaaaccaaacccaaaagagtgtgagtgagagagagagaggtgtgtgtctgtgtgatcaCAATCACAAATTAACCATTTTAAAagacttaatatttttatttttatctcacCGTCTGATACGTGATGACCAGCTGGATCACGGGCAGAGCGTAGAACACGGCAATGGTGGCGatgttcctacacacacacacacattatgtttTTACTATACGTAGACATTTTTGCGATATCTTCATTATTTAATGCTATATTTCAATCCTTTATCATAaagacagaggtgtgtgtgtgtgtgtgtgtgtgtgtgtttgctcaccAGAAGTAAATCTGGTACTTCTTGCTCAGCACTCGCTTGTCTTTCCGAGCCAGATCAGAGACACACAGGTACTTCTGGAGAGATGAGATAATGTGAGacatttcaacacacacacacacacacacacacacacacacacacacacacacacacacacacacacagtttcatttCAGCTCGGACAGAAGCACTGACCTTGGTGCGGACGATGTTCTTGTCCGAGTCGATATCGGCCAGCGTGTCGTAGTCATCCTCGTCCACTGAACTCAGAGACTCCTGTCTGCAGCGACCCACTGTGTCCAAGGAGCGCTctgagggacacacacacacacacacacacacacacacacacgggataTTAGAACCAAGAATGGACTTGAAAACTTAAACAGAATCCAAGTGTATGTTGACATTTAATCTTCACATAACAACGATGGCCTGAATGATCAGACTGGAAATACCAGTACAGTGCTGTGCATAAGTAATGACACCCCACTTTAAACTTTCctgcattttgtagtgttacaagcTGGAACTTATGTGTTAATAATGATactgagagagaatgaaagagagagagaaagtgacagagaaAAACATCAAAACGGAGAGCAAGAGGAAgcgacagagaaagaaagacaggaaggaggagagacagaaaaacgttcaaggggtaaatacttatgcacgGCACTGTGTGCTCATCACATATTGCGATATATCTCATAACCGATTATCAGCACATGCTCTAAAATCACCACTCTTCTCCTCTGATTGATGAATGATTATTACACAATATTAATCAGGGGTCACTGATTAGTGAGgactggattgtgattggtcgaGCTCGTCGTGCAGTGCTCATGCGGTGCTATTGATTTAGCGAACGAGTGGGCGTGTCACCAAAGCGGATGACTATGTGGTGTGTGCTGATTGGCCGACGCTTGAAAGCCTCCTGTCCTGAAGGATGAAAACAGACCAATGAGAAACCTAGCAGGctagggggcggggcttcagaAAGTAAGGTGTTCATTTGGTGAATATTTGTTCCTggtggtcagtgtgtgtttattgtataCCCATGTATCCATAGTTAGCATCAGTGGAGGCCAAACTGTCCGTCACGGGTTCTGAGCTCATCGTACTGGCGTTAtcagctgcagagagagagagagagagggaagataTAGACcaagagaagagagagtgacagagagagagagatggagaaagacatGCGGATGGAAAGAGACCAAcaaagacacagaaagaaagtaaaacaaacagagaaagagagacagaaagaggagaataagacagaaaagTAACAGAGAGAAAGTATTAATTATTAGCAGATTATTACCAGAAGAACAACCAGTGtttaatggaaacacacacacacacacacacacacacaccactcaccgAATGAGCCATATTCATATGGAGAGGCCGGAGTTTTTCCTGCAAGatgatcacacacaaacacacatttaataaCACTCACATCTACACTAAgaagtacactacacactctaaatctttctgtatatttattgtagCTTTAACAGGAAGTGCTTCACTGAGTTAGCAGCAGCGCCATGCTACTCTCACACTAGAGCGTTATAAAACATCAGGGTCTGATCTGTAGAGCTGCACAAAGCCACAGACAtgaatgtgggcgtgtctttaaaTCCATATATGGACATTCTGATGGAaggaacaaaattttaaaaaattacatgccAAGATTATAGAAAAgcagaatattattattagaaaattcAGTAAGTATTTTTTGCTCCATTTTTCTCGATGGCGCTAACACTCCTACAACTAAAGAAACTTTAATGCTACTTTTACTAACAATGTTGCAGCAACATTGTCGAAatgtttaccaaaaaaaaaaaaaaaaacagtttatgattttatgtttacaaaaaaaataaataaattagtggCTTCTTCCTGTCTAGTCTGAACGTAGAGTTAATTAGCCATTAGCGAGTGTTAGCCAGGGATTTGACGTGTGCTGATATATCACACATTCAGAATAGGgttagtaacacacacactaactacgcactaagaaaaacacacactcaaacatctTACCTAAGAGAGAGGCTGAGGTGTaaaagtgaagagagagagagagagagagatagagagagagagagggagagaggtggAAAGAAAAATCAATCCATGTTGATTACAGTAGACCAATAAACAACAATATTATAGGTTACTGTTACCACGCTAAAACCTACAttagcattttgtgtgtgtgtgtgtgtgtgtgtgtgtgtgtccttcgaTGTCATGAAAGACAGTTAAGACCGGTGCGGTACTGAAACGAGTGACGGTTGCTAGGTTACCTGTCTCCGCCGGCGACATGTCTGCTGGCTTCAGAAGCCCCTCCttctttttgtgcattctgaaaaaCAGAGGAAACAAACACAACTAGTCAAAATGTACTAACACAcccacaaacagagagagagagagagagagagagagagagagagagagagagacatacatacaaatacagatatagacagacacacacacacacacacacacagagagacacacaaagtcagagagacacacacctCTTGTTTTCAATGCAGGCCAACAGGAAGGTCAATACGTAGAAAAACAGGAAGATGCCGAGACAGAACAGCATTCCCATAACGTACACCTCGGCTATGACatgaagaacaaaaacacaccgAGTTAGCGAACAATAACTTCACTATTCTATTAACGAGTTAACGAGTGAACGAAACTCCTCTGACTCACAGTCGATGGCAGGAGAGACGACCACTTCCAGAGTTTTGCTCCGGTTTCCAGCATCCAGCAGCTCatctaagagagagagagagagagagagagaattcaatGTCTTCCTGTAGTTGACTCTGACAGTCGTGCTTTATACAGCGCTTATTCATAGCTTATTCATAAGAAAAAAACCGAGTCTATTTTACCGAATCATTACGCTTTGTAGAACACTTCATCTCTCTAGCAAATGCACATGATTCATTCGTGAACGATTCAGTGAATCAGCTGAATCGGTGAGTTAAATGAATCTTAACTCAGCATTTCAGAGTATGCGATGAAGAATCATTTAATTCTCGATTCACAACTAGattcactgaaaaaaacaacttatAAAGCCTATCAGGTTATTTCCTATGATTCAAATTTTAGTAAAGTTTCATAAAATTTCAGAGAGTACACTCATCTGCAGAAAATGTTATGCTCTAATATGTTATGATGTCATTTACAATAATAAAGTATGAGATTACTGAAGATTTTTAGCACCAGTGTAACAATCCGAGGTGAAACGTGATTGGCTGGAACACTGACAGTGGATTATAACAGTAATATCAGAGTGAGTGATGATTGGATGTACTCTCAGGACACCAGGGCTGTGATTGGCTCACCGGGTGAGAGGGGGTAGAACCTGAGCGGCCCGCCGCACGCCTCGTCCTCCGTCTTCACCACGATCACCACGTAGAAGCTGTTACTGGGAAAGTCCTTCCTCTGGAAAGCAAAAGAAAGCAAACACGCGTCTAATTACATGAAGACACCCTCTCTCTAAAATCGTCATATTGGGAGTGACTGCTGAGGGATTTCGCTAATGATGCTAAACTACTATAACGTACGATTAAAACCAGTCTTTTATCCTAAGCACTTCACTGAGCTGTTAAA carries:
- the sidt2 gene encoding SID1 transmembrane family member 2 isoform X5; translated protein: MSVQDIQCPVYDLDNNVAFIGMYQTMTKKAAITVQRKDFPSNSFYVVIVVKTEDEACGGPLRFYPLSPDELLDAGNRSKTLEVVVSPAIDSEVYVMGMLFCLGIFLFFYVLTFLLACIENKRMHKKKEGLLKPADMSPAETASLLGKTPASPYEYGSFADNASTMSSEPVTDSLASTDANYGYMGQEAFKRRPISTHHIVIRFERSLDTVGRCRQESLSSVDEDDYDTLADIDSDKNIVRTKKYLCVSDLARKDKRVLSKKYQIYFWNIATIAVFYALPVIQLVITYQTVVNVTGNQDICYYNFLCAHPLGALSSFNNILSNLGYVMLGLLFLLIVLQRDVVHKRALMRNDVTALECGIPKHFGLYYAMGTALMMEGLLSACYHVCPNYTNFQFDTSFMYMIAGLCMLKLYQKRHPDINASAYSAYACLAAVIFFSVLGVVFGKGNTAFWIVFSVLHIVFTLLLSTQLYYMGRWRLDTGILRRILHVIYTDCIRQCSGPMYIDRMVLLVMGNIVNWSLAAYGLIKKPNDFASYLLAIAICNLLLYFAFYIIMKLRSGERIQCLPLVCILFTAVVWSFALFFFFQGLSTWQKTPAESREHNRDCILLSFFDDHDIWHFLSSIAMFGSFLVLLTMDDDLDTVQRDKIYVF